The following coding sequences lie in one Nitrospirota bacterium genomic window:
- a CDS encoding DUF4139 domain-containing protein produces MKKILLIVISLFCIITTGLPASAEKEPAKLPGLSTGIEDQTGIAITIYNVNLGLVKDTRQLKLPKGSSELKFMDVASQIIPTSVHIKSLINSDSLGVLEQNYEYDLLNPQRLLDKYVGKEVKLYQKNPYSEREEIITATLLSNNGGPIFKINDEITFGHPGRIIFPGVPENLISKPTLVWLLENSLTTMQKVEASYLTNGINWRADYVVTLNAKDDKADLSGWVTIDNKSGATYKDAKLKLVAGDVNRVKDEVEYRQKLGRMAEMAARPAAPQFKEEEFFEYHIYTLERPSTIKDNQTKQISLVSADSIPVKKELVFRGANYYYTSRYGDPITNQKVNVFVEIQNKKEHNLGMPLPKGTVRVYKHDSEGSLQFVGEDSIDHTPKDEKIRVKLGDAFDVVGTRKQMDWKKLASDTYEASFEISLRNHKKEDIVVKVIEPIPGDWTMLSSSHEYTKATAFTAEFNIPVPKDKEVKLTYRVKMRY; encoded by the coding sequence ATGAAGAAGATTCTTTTGATAGTTATCAGTCTGTTCTGTATTATCACAACCGGATTGCCGGCGTCAGCAGAAAAGGAACCTGCGAAGCTTCCGGGGCTTTCAACGGGCATCGAGGACCAGACAGGGATTGCGATCACAATCTACAATGTCAACCTTGGGCTTGTGAAAGACACAAGGCAGTTAAAGCTCCCGAAAGGCAGCAGTGAACTGAAGTTCATGGACGTTGCATCGCAGATCATCCCGACAAGCGTGCATATCAAATCCCTTATAAACAGCGACAGCCTCGGCGTGCTTGAGCAGAATTACGAGTATGACCTCCTGAACCCCCAGAGACTGTTAGATAAATACGTAGGCAAAGAGGTGAAGCTCTATCAGAAGAACCCTTACTCTGAGCGGGAAGAGATCATTACAGCCACTCTGCTTTCGAACAACGGCGGGCCTATCTTCAAAATCAACGATGAGATAACCTTCGGTCACCCCGGGCGGATCATTTTTCCGGGCGTGCCGGAGAACCTGATCTCAAAACCGACTCTGGTATGGCTGCTCGAAAACAGCCTCACGACCATGCAGAAAGTCGAGGCATCCTATCTCACCAACGGCATAAACTGGCGCGCAGACTATGTTGTGACGCTCAATGCAAAGGACGATAAGGCAGATCTCTCGGGATGGGTGACTATTGACAACAAAAGCGGCGCAACATACAAAGATGCAAAGCTGAAACTTGTGGCCGGCGATGTTAACAGGGTGAAGGACGAAGTTGAATACAGACAAAAGCTGGGGCGCATGGCAGAGATGGCGGCCAGGCCAGCCGCACCGCAGTTCAAGGAGGAGGAGTTTTTTGAGTACCACATCTACACCCTTGAGCGTCCTTCGACCATAAAGGACAACCAGACCAAGCAGATCAGTCTGGTAAGTGCAGATTCGATACCGGTCAAAAAAGAGCTCGTCTTCCGTGGTGCAAACTATTACTACACCTCACGGTACGGTGATCCGATCACCAATCAAAAGGTAAATGTATTTGTCGAGATACAGAACAAAAAAGAACATAACCTCGGCATGCCCCTTCCCAAAGGTACGGTGCGGGTGTACAAGCACGACTCTGAGGGAAGCCTGCAGTTCGTGGGCGAGGACTCGATAGACCATACGCCAAAGGACGAAAAGATCAGGGTCAAGCTTGGCGATGCCTTCGACGTTGTCGGCACACGCAAGCAGATGGACTGGAAGAAGCTCGCCTCAGATACGTATGAGGCAAGCTTTGAGATATCGCTGAGGAACCACAAAAAGGAAGATATCGTGGTTAAGGTTATTGAGCCGATTCCGGGCGACTGGACCATGCTCAGTTCTTCTCATGAATATACAAAGGCAACAGCGTTTACGGCTGAGTTCAATATCCCTGTGCCAAAGGACAAGGAAGTGAAGCTCACCTATAGAGTGAAAATGAGATACTGA
- a CDS encoding HigA family addiction module antidote protein — MVKNGLPAIHPGEFLAEILGEMGISQAEFARTIGVSPMRISHVIKGDRPVTAELALLFGRAFNQTPQYWLNLQAAYDIKVAKASIGKRLAGIHALAHA; from the coding sequence ATGGTTAAGAATGGTTTGCCTGCAATTCATCCAGGAGAATTCCTGGCAGAAATCTTGGGAGAGATGGGTATATCTCAGGCTGAGTTCGCTCGCACTATCGGGGTATCGCCAATGCGGATTTCGCATGTAATCAAAGGCGATCGTCCAGTGACGGCAGAGCTGGCATTGTTGTTTGGTCGTGCGTTTAACCAGACGCCGCAATACTGGCTCAATCTTCAGGCCGCTTACGATATAAAAGTCGCGAAAGCGAGTATCGGTAAGCGCCTTGCTGGTATACATGCCCTCGCACATGCGTAA
- a CDS encoding cytochrome c, with translation MPFFLLKSLLSLVVFASALAGIFTAFEMFGRAEQKFSRNSLRKLHQANGILYLIFCLGLTYLCVGFLVRTKTEPSVRAIFHTVFAVSVLTILCFKVLVVVWYKQFYARLQTAGLILAFVSVCMISTSAGYYLLITKFGKAIPVAGSAGKGTAAVTEQSGMIAKIDPESIRKGKELYEDKCTFCHDPFSNKALTGPGHKGILKNPRLPVSGKPAIPENIASQLRSPFKDMPSFSYLSDIEVQSLIAYLNTL, from the coding sequence ATGCCGTTTTTTCTTCTGAAATCTCTTCTCTCTCTGGTTGTTTTCGCATCGGCACTTGCGGGTATTTTTACTGCCTTTGAGATGTTCGGCAGGGCTGAGCAGAAGTTCAGCCGGAACAGTCTCAGGAAATTGCATCAGGCAAACGGCATTCTTTATCTCATTTTCTGCCTTGGACTGACCTATCTCTGCGTCGGTTTTCTTGTTAGGACGAAGACTGAGCCTTCGGTCAGGGCAATCTTCCATACCGTGTTTGCGGTCTCGGTTCTGACCATCCTCTGCTTTAAAGTCCTTGTGGTTGTATGGTATAAGCAGTTCTATGCAAGACTTCAGACCGCAGGCCTTATCCTGGCCTTTGTCAGCGTCTGTATGATCAGCACTTCTGCCGGATATTACCTCCTGATTACGAAGTTCGGTAAAGCAATCCCTGTTGCCGGATCAGCCGGGAAGGGAACTGCAGCTGTCACTGAACAGTCAGGCATGATCGCAAAGATCGATCCTGAAAGCATCAGGAAGGGAAAGGAACTCTATGAAGACAAATGCACCTTCTGCCATGATCCCTTCAGCAACAAGGCATTGACCGGCCCGGGTCATAAGGGTATCCTAAAAAACCCCCGTCTGCCTGTAAGCGGAAAGCCTGCCATCCCGGAAAATATCGCTTCGCAGCTCAGAAGTCCGTTTAAGGACATGCCGTCATTTTCCTATCTGTCGGATATTGAAGTGCAGAGCCTCATTGCTTATTTGAACACGCTTTAA
- a CDS encoding type II toxin-antitoxin system RelE/ParE family toxin, whose product MRLTQIDGATSLDDLRIPPSNRLEALAHDRAGQWSIRINDQWRVCFRFEKGDAYDVEIVDYH is encoded by the coding sequence ATGCGTTTGACGCAGATAGACGGGGCCACAAGCCTTGATGATTTACGAATTCCACCCTCGAACAGGCTGGAGGCGCTGGCACATGACCGTGCAGGTCAATGGAGCATTCGTATTAATGATCAATGGCGTGTCTGTTTCCGCTTTGAAAAAGGCGATGCGTATGATGTTGAAATCGTTGATTATCACTGA